A window of the Paenibacillus woosongensis genome harbors these coding sequences:
- a CDS encoding PAS domain S-box protein — protein sequence MSIREDGQLSTHGHRKENSNQREIGQYYYKQIVNHAGDIIYCCDEEGICEYISPSVEPSLGYVPEELLGRRHTELCHPDDREMLRGGGRIELRLKHKDGKYVWFEFNITRLGTREGLEKPVILAVGRDISKWKYERAILSETMRTALIGSWEWDLARDEIVLFDYVYEMFHIKKGSVVTTTQLVELIQENERKQFIEAIRRAMEEGKLDFEFQYKHGDGATGYYCLKGIVAYDEDKRPVKMNGTVQDITERKNIERKIQETVERYTSLKKYNHDAVFSLDLEGNIINANVMAVKMTGYEIEEMAGKSFSRFIGEKYVQRILKEAISDPSIEKLIDKLHTKQGETVEVLTTIAPIIINNENVGFYIIAKDITEQKRLLIAKEAAESTNKAKSEFLAMMSHEIRTPMNGVIGMTDLLLETTELDNTQREYLGIIRKSGDTLLSIINDILDFAKIESGKTVLHKELFDIRKCISETLDVLTPRAYEKGLTMKYDVHPDVPDALIGDPDRLKQIFLNLVGNAVKFTFNGGVSISVELLERQDQYVRLKVIVKDTGIGIPKDKISHLFEPFSQLDHFMTRNYEGTGLGLAITKRLIGLMDGDIWVEPADGLGATFVFHIMLKEPPRQTAAGKGTDGAGQDGTHAQKLKILVAEDNEINQIVLKKMLERLGHHITIVSNGIEVIQKIAYEPFDLIFMDVHMPELNGLDATRVIKETVPADKWPVIVAVTANALKGDRENCLNAGMDDYISKPIKSTTIAEIIAKYFG from the coding sequence ATGAGCATCAGGGAAGATGGACAGCTGTCTACTCACGGGCACCGGAAAGAGAACTCAAATCAGCGTGAAATTGGCCAGTACTACTACAAGCAAATCGTCAACCATGCGGGAGATATCATTTACTGCTGTGATGAAGAAGGGATATGCGAATATATCTCGCCGTCCGTAGAGCCTTCTCTCGGCTACGTCCCGGAGGAATTGCTGGGCCGCCGTCACACCGAACTATGCCATCCTGATGACCGGGAGATGCTTCGCGGCGGGGGCAGAATCGAGCTGCGCCTTAAGCATAAAGATGGAAAATACGTATGGTTCGAATTCAATATTACCCGGCTGGGCACCCGGGAAGGGCTGGAGAAGCCGGTCATTCTCGCCGTCGGCCGCGACATTTCAAAATGGAAATACGAGCGGGCGATTCTGTCTGAAACGATGCGCACCGCGTTAATCGGCAGCTGGGAATGGGATCTGGCAAGGGATGAGATCGTCTTGTTCGATTACGTATATGAAATGTTCCACATTAAAAAGGGCTCCGTAGTCACAACCACCCAGCTTGTAGAGCTGATACAGGAAAATGAGCGGAAGCAATTCATAGAAGCGATTCGGCGAGCGATGGAAGAAGGGAAGCTTGATTTCGAATTTCAATATAAACACGGGGATGGCGCGACAGGCTATTATTGCTTAAAAGGCATCGTAGCCTATGATGAGGATAAGAGGCCTGTCAAGATGAATGGAACCGTGCAGGACATTACGGAACGCAAAAATATCGAGCGTAAAATCCAGGAAACGGTTGAACGTTATACTTCATTGAAGAAGTACAATCATGACGCCGTATTCTCTCTTGACCTGGAGGGCAATATTATCAATGCGAACGTCATGGCTGTGAAGATGACCGGTTACGAAATTGAAGAAATGGCCGGCAAAAGCTTCTCGCGTTTTATCGGGGAGAAGTACGTCCAGCGCATCCTGAAAGAGGCGATCAGCGATCCGAGCATCGAAAAGCTGATTGATAAGCTTCATACGAAGCAGGGCGAGACGGTAGAGGTATTGACGACGATCGCGCCGATTATTATCAACAACGAGAACGTAGGCTTCTATATTATCGCCAAAGATATTACCGAGCAAAAAAGACTGCTCATCGCCAAAGAAGCAGCCGAAAGCACGAACAAGGCCAAAAGCGAATTTCTGGCCATGATGAGCCATGAAATCCGCACGCCGATGAACGGGGTCATTGGCATGACGGATCTGCTGCTGGAAACGACAGAGCTGGATAACACCCAGAGGGAATACCTGGGTATTATCCGCAAGAGCGGAGATACCCTGCTGAGCATTATCAACGATATCCTCGACTTTGCCAAAATCGAATCGGGAAAGACCGTGCTGCACAAGGAGCTGTTCGATATCCGCAAGTGTATCTCCGAGACGCTGGACGTGCTTACCCCTAGAGCTTATGAAAAGGGGCTGACGATGAAGTACGACGTCCATCCCGACGTTCCGGACGCCTTGATCGGCGATCCGGATCGCCTGAAACAAATATTTCTCAATTTGGTCGGGAATGCGGTGAAGTTCACCTTTAACGGCGGAGTATCGATATCGGTGGAGCTGCTGGAGAGGCAGGATCAATACGTCAGATTGAAGGTTATCGTGAAAGATACCGGAATCGGCATTCCCAAGGATAAAATATCGCATCTGTTCGAACCGTTCTCCCAGCTCGATCATTTCATGACGCGCAATTATGAGGGCACGGGGCTGGGGCTGGCAATTACGAAACGGCTGATTGGTCTGATGGACGGTGATATTTGGGTAGAGCCTGCAGATGGGTTGGGCGCTACTTTTGTATTTCATATTATGCTGAAAGAGCCCCCAAGGCAGACGGCAGCCGGCAAAGGAACGGACGGAGCTGGCCAGGACGGAACCCACGCGCAAAAGCTGAAGATTCTTGTGGCTGAAGATAATGAGATTAATCAGATCGTGCTGAAGAAAATGCTTGAACGGCTCGGCCATCACATCACGATCGTTTCGAACGGCATAGAAGTTATACAGAAAATTGCCTATGAACCGTTTGACCTTATTTTTATGGATGTGCATATGCCTGAGCTAAACGGGCTTGACGCGACACGGGTCATCAAGGAGACTGTACCTGCAGACAAATGGCCGGTGATCGTCGCCGTCACCGCTAATGCCTTGAAGGGCGACAGAGAGAACTGCCTGAATGCGGGGATGGATGATTACATCAGCAAACCGATCAAGAGCACGACCATTGCGGAAATTATCGCCAAGTATTTCGGATAA
- a CDS encoding MFS transporter, producing the protein MSTAGQASNHGSLFRNRFYQTILISNVLLQIGIWVRNFAILMFVTDMTNEDPLAISLISVVEFAPIFVFSFIGGAFADRWLPKRTIIWCDFLSAISVFVVLLTLLYGSWETIYLATFVSAILSQFSQPSVMKLFKQHVHPDQLQQGMALFQSLVAIFMIIGPALGIYAYHQFGIENSIAVMGVAFLLSALVLFRLPADEKPEHKEERTSNIRQELADGFRYVWRSKVLKVLGATFAIAGFAVGTIQTLGLFVVTERLGQPKEFLQFLLMVNGGAMLLGGILIMTLTKKFAPQLLLAFGMTVSAVCIAGMGFSTSIPLTLTLQFINGLTFPCIQIGINTLILQWTEQSYVGRVNGVLSPMFMGMMVIMMSLAGLLKKTFPLVEIYAVSGVVMLIGALILIPIFKHKPDPNPLSADAGSAMDSV; encoded by the coding sequence ATGTCCACAGCTGGGCAAGCTTCGAATCACGGAAGCCTTTTTCGCAATCGGTTCTACCAGACCATCCTCATCTCAAATGTCCTGCTGCAGATTGGAATTTGGGTTAGGAATTTCGCCATCCTGATGTTCGTCACAGATATGACGAATGAGGATCCGCTCGCAATTTCACTGATCTCCGTCGTCGAATTCGCCCCGATCTTTGTATTCTCCTTTATCGGCGGGGCCTTCGCTGACAGATGGCTGCCGAAGCGCACGATCATCTGGTGTGATTTCCTGTCCGCGATATCCGTATTTGTCGTTCTGCTGACACTGCTGTACGGTTCCTGGGAAACGATCTACCTGGCTACCTTTGTATCAGCGATCCTATCGCAATTCTCGCAGCCTTCGGTCATGAAGCTGTTCAAACAGCATGTTCACCCCGATCAATTGCAGCAAGGCATGGCTCTGTTCCAATCGCTCGTTGCAATCTTTATGATCATCGGACCTGCGCTCGGCATCTATGCTTACCATCAATTCGGGATTGAAAATTCAATCGCCGTTATGGGCGTAGCCTTCCTGCTGTCCGCCCTCGTCCTGTTCCGTCTGCCTGCGGATGAGAAGCCGGAACACAAAGAGGAACGCACGTCCAACATCCGCCAGGAGCTGGCCGATGGCTTCCGCTACGTCTGGCGCAGCAAAGTCCTGAAAGTGCTGGGTGCTACCTTTGCGATTGCAGGCTTTGCGGTCGGCACCATTCAAACCTTGGGGCTCTTCGTCGTTACCGAAAGACTGGGGCAGCCTAAAGAGTTCCTGCAGTTCCTGCTCATGGTTAACGGCGGTGCCATGCTTCTCGGCGGCATCCTGATCATGACACTAACGAAGAAATTCGCGCCTCAGCTGCTGCTTGCCTTCGGAATGACGGTCAGTGCCGTATGTATCGCCGGCATGGGCTTCTCGACCAGCATTCCGCTAACGCTAACACTGCAATTCATCAACGGCCTCACCTTCCCGTGCATCCAAATCGGCATCAACACGCTGATTCTCCAATGGACCGAGCAGTCTTACGTCGGCCGGGTGAACGGCGTGCTCAGTCCAATGTTCATGGGGATGATGGTCATCATGATGTCCCTGGCCGGTCTGCTGAAAAAAACGTTCCCGCTCGTCGAAATTTATGCCGTCTCGGGAGTAGTCATGCTGATCGGAGCACTGATCCTTATCCCGATCTTCAAACACAAGCCTGACCCTAACCCGTTGAGTGCGGATGCAGGCTCAGCCATGGATTCGGTTTAA
- a CDS encoding manganese-dependent inorganic pyrophosphatase produces MDKVLIFGHKNPDTDTICSAIAYADLKTKLGWNVEAVALGSANGETQFALDRFGFTAPRIVESVADEVKDVILVDHNERQQSVADIDQVRVAEVIDHHRIANFETSGPLYYRAEPVGCTATILNKMYKENGIEVPANIAGLMLSAIISDSLLFKSPTCTEQDVAAARELAAIAGVNAEEYGLDMLKAGADLSDKSIEDLISLDAKEFEMGSSKVEIAQVNAVDVNDVLSRQSELEAALAGIVEKKGLDLFLFVVTDILNNDSVGLAVGKDAAAVEEAYGVKLVDNKAVLKGVVSRKSQIVPVLTDIFNKR; encoded by the coding sequence ATGGACAAAGTATTGATTTTCGGTCACAAAAATCCGGATACGGATACAATTTGCTCCGCCATCGCTTATGCGGACCTGAAAACCAAGCTGGGCTGGAATGTCGAAGCCGTTGCTCTTGGCAGCGCAAATGGGGAAACTCAGTTCGCTTTGGATCGTTTCGGTTTCACAGCTCCCCGCATTGTGGAGAGTGTAGCGGACGAAGTGAAGGATGTCATTCTCGTTGACCACAATGAACGCCAGCAGAGCGTTGCGGATATTGATCAGGTGCGCGTAGCTGAAGTTATCGACCACCACAGAATCGCCAACTTTGAGACCAGCGGGCCGCTTTATTACCGCGCGGAGCCTGTCGGCTGCACGGCAACGATTCTGAACAAAATGTATAAAGAGAACGGCATCGAGGTTCCAGCGAATATTGCAGGCTTGATGCTGTCGGCGATCATTTCCGATTCCCTGCTGTTCAAATCTCCGACCTGCACCGAGCAGGACGTTGCGGCTGCTCGCGAGCTGGCTGCTATCGCCGGCGTGAACGCGGAAGAGTACGGCCTGGACATGCTCAAAGCGGGAGCGGACTTGAGTGACAAATCGATCGAGGACCTGATTTCCCTCGATGCGAAGGAATTTGAAATGGGCAGCTCCAAGGTAGAGATCGCCCAGGTTAACGCGGTTGACGTAAATGACGTATTGTCGCGCCAGTCCGAGCTGGAAGCAGCGCTGGCAGGCATCGTGGAGAAGAAGGGACTCGACCTGTTCCTCTTCGTCGTGACGGATATCCTGAACAACGACTCCGTGGGACTTGCTGTTGGTAAGGATGCTGCTGCGGTGGAAGAAGCTTACGGCGTTAAGCTCGTTGACAACAAAGCGGTGCTTAAGGGCGTAGTGTCCCGCAAATCGCAAATCGTACCGGTATTGACGGACATTTTCAATAAACGCTAA
- a CDS encoding response regulator transcription factor, with translation MTHLKGIKILLVDDEPHIVQFLELGLINEGYEVQSAHDGLSAVNLAAEFQPHIVVLDVMMPGMDGWEVCRMLKKSGLHASIIMLTAKDEVEDRVKGLTIGADDYVIKPFSFEELLARIAARLRNQFPALIGEVAIGPFRVNDKKKEILYHDQVLELSPTEYELLKYLVINHGIVLSKTTILDKVWGYDFGGEENIVEVYIRSLRDKLHDKEHRLIRTLRGAGYRVDI, from the coding sequence ATGACTCACTTGAAAGGCATAAAAATTCTGCTCGTCGATGACGAGCCCCACATCGTTCAATTTCTGGAGCTCGGACTCATCAACGAAGGTTATGAGGTGCAAAGCGCACACGACGGACTAAGCGCGGTAAATCTGGCCGCGGAATTCCAGCCGCATATCGTTGTTCTGGACGTGATGATGCCGGGCATGGACGGTTGGGAGGTCTGCCGGATGCTGAAAAAAAGCGGCTTGCACGCCTCCATTATTATGCTGACGGCAAAAGATGAAGTCGAAGACCGGGTCAAGGGACTGACGATCGGGGCCGACGATTACGTCATCAAGCCGTTCAGCTTCGAGGAGCTGCTGGCTCGCATCGCCGCCCGTCTGCGCAACCAATTCCCTGCGCTGATCGGCGAAGTGGCGATCGGCCCGTTCCGCGTCAATGACAAGAAGAAAGAAATCCTGTACCACGATCAGGTACTAGAGCTCTCTCCCACGGAGTACGAGCTGCTTAAATATCTCGTCATCAACCACGGCATCGTGCTGAGCAAGACGACCATTCTGGACAAAGTATGGGGCTATGACTTCGGCGGCGAAGAAAATATCGTCGAGGTGTACATCCGGTCGCTGCGCGATAAATTGCATGATAAAGAGCATCGCCTCATCCGGACGCTGCGCGGAGCCGGATACAGGGTCGATATATGA
- a CDS encoding sensor histidine kinase, producing the protein MSRLKLIQSRIRSAAAPRSLRIQLLSRSLLVLAALLLLIGALQYVIMKDFLYKNQAETLLQMRGLPKELFGSPGAERLNIRVQGFSGEAAPAVPAVPADPAASTAEKNSSDNSGDRPLLFLPDMSIAYISESGMFTDLTGAAGMVSPRLSAVKYAALLEQLKHMVHSGYEVVQDETGREQLVVFRPAGGPGTQYGLIQIGKDTAPLQSIVLRQLLTFAGLSAVALACGLMLYLPLLRRTLHPLNRMVRTVEDINAGNLSIRFPSRQGQTEIDALAQSFNGMLERLEISFEGEREAKEQMRRFIADASHELRTPLTSIHGFLEVLLRGAAANPEQLQASLKSMLGESTRMKKLVEDLLLLAKLDRQPELELRETRLDSLVSEMEPHLRMLAKERTTRFVLTGGVMGMYDGNAIKQVILNLFSNAVQHTDPGQGLITVTLTATPKEALLSIRDNGCGIPPEHLPHVFDRFYRSDASRTRSQGGAGLGLSISQSIVEAHGGEIHVMSQPGEGTAFEVRLPLNARRELRN; encoded by the coding sequence ATGAGCAGGCTGAAGCTCATTCAGAGCCGCATCCGAAGCGCGGCAGCCCCTCGCTCTCTCCGGATCCAGCTGCTGTCCCGTTCCTTGCTCGTGCTCGCGGCGCTGCTTTTGCTGATCGGCGCGCTGCAGTACGTTATTATGAAGGATTTCCTGTACAAGAACCAGGCGGAAACGTTGCTCCAAATGCGGGGACTGCCGAAGGAGCTCTTCGGCAGTCCCGGCGCCGAGCGCTTGAACATTCGCGTGCAGGGGTTCAGCGGGGAAGCAGCCCCTGCAGTTCCTGCAGTTCCTGCCGACCCTGCGGCCTCGACTGCGGAGAAGAACAGCTCGGACAATTCCGGCGATCGGCCGCTGCTGTTCCTGCCCGACATGTCGATCGCCTATATTTCAGAGAGCGGCATGTTCACTGACCTGACTGGTGCTGCGGGTATGGTCTCGCCGCGGTTATCTGCCGTGAAATACGCCGCTCTCCTGGAGCAATTGAAGCATATGGTGCACAGCGGCTATGAGGTTGTTCAGGATGAGACCGGACGGGAGCAGCTCGTCGTCTTCCGTCCTGCAGGTGGACCCGGCACCCAATACGGTCTGATCCAGATCGGCAAGGACACCGCGCCGCTGCAGAGTATCGTCCTGCGCCAGCTGCTGACGTTCGCCGGCCTGTCGGCGGTTGCCCTGGCCTGCGGCCTGATGCTCTACCTGCCCCTGCTGCGCCGGACGCTGCATCCGCTGAACCGCATGGTTCGCACCGTCGAGGACATCAATGCCGGCAACCTGAGCATCCGCTTCCCTTCCAGGCAGGGACAGACGGAGATCGACGCCCTCGCCCAGTCGTTTAACGGAATGCTGGAGCGGCTGGAGATTTCCTTCGAAGGCGAACGGGAAGCGAAGGAGCAAATGCGCCGCTTCATCGCGGATGCTTCGCATGAGCTGCGGACGCCGCTCACCTCCATCCACGGCTTTCTGGAGGTGCTTCTGCGCGGAGCGGCGGCAAATCCGGAGCAATTGCAGGCCTCCTTGAAGAGCATGCTTGGCGAATCGACACGCATGAAGAAGCTGGTCGAGGATCTGCTGCTGCTCGCCAAGCTGGACCGCCAGCCCGAGCTGGAGCTGCGGGAGACGCGGCTGGATTCCCTCGTTTCGGAGATGGAGCCCCATTTGCGAATGCTCGCCAAGGAGCGGACGACCCGTTTCGTCCTGACTGGAGGAGTTATGGGGATGTATGACGGCAACGCGATCAAACAGGTCATCCTCAACCTGTTCAGCAATGCGGTGCAGCATACCGATCCTGGGCAGGGCCTGATTACCGTCACGCTGACCGCTACGCCGAAGGAAGCCCTGCTGTCCATTCGCGACAACGGCTGCGGCATCCCGCCCGAGCACCTACCGCACGTATTCGACCGCTTCTACCGCAGCGACGCTTCGCGGACGCGAAGCCAAGGAGGTGCTGGCCTTGGCCTCTCTATCAGCCAGTCGATTGTAGAAGCGCATGGCGGCGAAATTCACGTTATGAGCCAGCCCGGAGAAGGCACCGCATTCGAGGTAAGATTGCCGTTGAATGCGAGGCGGGAGCTGCGTAATTAA
- the hflX gene encoding GTPase HflX produces the protein MEQLQQKAILVGVNLDHQEDFEYSMEELANLTEACHIEVAGTLTQNLPKINKSHYIGTGKISEVRGLVEGQEANLVIFNDELSPSQIRNLEADLECKVIDRTVLILDIFAQRAKTREAQLQVEIAHMKYMLPRLVGMRESLGRQSGGVGTKNRGAGETRLELDRRRIEEKITVLSKELEELVAHRQTQRKQRKKKELPVVSLVGYTNAGKSTIMNALMERYNPAQEKLVFEKDMLFATLETSVRNIPLPDNKAFLLTDTVGFVSKLPHHLVKAFRSTLEEVAEADLLIHVVDFSNPEYERLIKITNETLKDIGITDLPVIYAYNKSDLTDHSVPKVEEDRIYMAAKPRIGIEELVQSIRKSIFKDYIRCEMLIPYDQGAIVSYFNENANIESTSYEAEGTKLTMECKQSDYSKFKQYIIEADS, from the coding sequence ATGGAACAATTGCAGCAGAAGGCGATTCTAGTAGGAGTGAACCTGGATCATCAGGAGGACTTTGAATATTCCATGGAAGAGCTGGCGAATTTGACGGAGGCCTGCCATATTGAAGTTGCCGGCACGCTAACGCAAAATTTGCCCAAGATCAATAAATCCCACTACATCGGAACAGGCAAAATCAGCGAAGTCCGCGGGCTGGTTGAGGGGCAGGAGGCGAATCTCGTCATCTTCAACGATGAGCTGTCCCCTTCGCAAATCCGCAATTTGGAGGCGGATCTGGAGTGCAAGGTCATCGACCGGACGGTGCTCATACTTGATATTTTTGCCCAGCGGGCCAAGACGAGGGAGGCTCAGCTCCAGGTCGAGATCGCTCATATGAAATACATGCTGCCGCGTCTTGTCGGGATGAGGGAGTCCCTCGGCCGCCAGAGCGGCGGCGTAGGCACGAAGAACCGCGGGGCAGGGGAGACGCGGCTTGAGCTGGATCGCCGGCGGATCGAGGAGAAGATCACGGTGCTGAGCAAAGAGCTGGAGGAACTCGTAGCCCACCGCCAGACCCAGCGCAAGCAGCGCAAGAAGAAGGAGCTGCCCGTCGTGTCTTTGGTAGGGTATACCAATGCCGGCAAATCGACGATTATGAATGCGCTGATGGAACGGTACAACCCAGCGCAGGAGAAGCTGGTATTTGAGAAGGATATGCTGTTCGCCACGCTGGAGACCTCGGTACGGAACATACCGCTGCCGGACAACAAGGCTTTTTTGCTTACAGATACGGTCGGCTTTGTCAGCAAGCTCCCGCATCATCTGGTCAAGGCGTTCCGCTCCACGCTGGAGGAAGTGGCGGAGGCCGATCTGCTGATTCACGTTGTCGATTTCAGCAACCCGGAATATGAGCGGCTGATCAAGATTACGAACGAAACCTTGAAGGATATCGGCATTACCGATCTTCCGGTGATCTATGCGTACAACAAAAGCGATTTGACCGATCATTCCGTACCGAAGGTTGAAGAAGACCGGATCTATATGGCCGCGAAGCCGCGAATCGGCATCGAGGAATTGGTGCAGTCTATCCGGAAGTCCATTTTCAAGGATTATATCCGCTGTGAGATGCTGATTCCGTATGATCAGGGGGCGATCGTATCCTATTTCAATGAGAATGCCAATATTGAATCCACCAGCTATGAGGCTGAAGGCACCAAGCTGACGATGGAATGCAAGCAAAGCGATTACAGCAAATTCAAGCAGTACATTATTGAAGCGGATAGCTAG
- a CDS encoding DUF2500 domain-containing protein, which yields MSDFGFSPMGFFNTMSTLFPIIFIIIFGIIIAVFISNGVKYVQNKRSPQESVFATVVSKRTYVEHHSSHHADDHMHSSTSRTHYYITLQFDNGDRKEYLDVKNLYGLVAEGDTGYALVQGEWIVAFERSMERSRERAY from the coding sequence ATGTCTGATTTCGGTTTTTCACCTATGGGATTTTTTAATACGATGTCCACTCTTTTCCCCATTATTTTCATCATTATATTTGGAATAATCATCGCTGTATTCATCTCAAACGGAGTCAAATACGTCCAAAACAAGCGCTCGCCCCAGGAATCGGTTTTTGCCACCGTCGTATCAAAGCGCACATACGTAGAGCATCATTCCAGCCACCATGCGGACGATCACATGCACTCCTCTACATCGCGGACCCACTATTACATCACCCTGCAATTCGACAATGGAGACCGTAAAGAGTATCTTGACGTCAAGAACCTGTACGGGCTCGTCGCCGAAGGTGATACCGGATATGCTCTTGTGCAGGGCGAATGGATTGTCGCCTTCGAGCGAAGTATGGAGAGAAGCCGGGAGAGAGCTTATTAG
- a CDS encoding SDR family oxidoreductase → MTSVNRNSLQGKVAVVAGATRGAGRAIAVTLGTAGATVYCTGRSVRGNPSDLQRSETIEDTAELVTACGGKGIPVRTDHTVEEEVKALFEQVRTEQEGQLDILVNDLWGGEHLTEWGVPFWESSLAKGLLMQERAVRGHMITSYYGAPLMVARQSGLIIEVTDGISYNYRGNLYYSLAKISPIHLAAAMNEELRPYHVTALAVTPGFLRSEQMLEHFGVEEENWQDAIAQEPHYAESETPYFLAQGIAALAADPQVAAKAGRVWSSWSLSDEYGYRDIDGRKPHWGNYAQAQGLPVN, encoded by the coding sequence ATGACGAGCGTAAATCGAAATTCTTTGCAAGGAAAGGTGGCCGTCGTGGCTGGTGCGACAAGAGGGGCTGGACGAGCAATAGCGGTGACGCTGGGAACAGCAGGAGCTACCGTATACTGCACAGGGCGAAGCGTTCGCGGGAATCCATCCGATCTGCAGCGCTCCGAGACGATCGAGGATACGGCCGAACTGGTTACGGCTTGCGGAGGCAAAGGAATCCCCGTCCGGACGGACCATACGGTGGAAGAAGAAGTGAAAGCCTTGTTTGAGCAGGTTCGCACAGAGCAGGAGGGACAGTTGGACATTCTTGTGAATGATTTATGGGGCGGCGAGCATTTAACCGAGTGGGGCGTTCCCTTCTGGGAATCCTCCTTGGCGAAGGGGCTGCTTATGCAGGAACGGGCGGTCAGAGGCCATATGATTACGAGCTACTATGGAGCGCCGTTAATGGTTGCACGGCAGTCGGGGCTCATCATTGAGGTTACGGATGGGATAAGCTACAACTATCGCGGTAATCTGTATTACAGCCTGGCCAAAATATCCCCGATCCACTTGGCAGCCGCCATGAACGAAGAGCTGCGCCCCTATCATGTGACTGCATTAGCGGTAACGCCGGGATTTCTGCGGTCGGAGCAAATGCTGGAGCATTTCGGCGTAGAAGAGGAAAACTGGCAGGACGCCATCGCCCAAGAGCCGCATTATGCCGAATCGGAAACGCCGTATTTCCTGGCGCAAGGAATCGCTGCGCTTGCTGCCGATCCTCAGGTTGCTGCGAAAGCGGGACGGGTATGGTCAAGCTGGAGCCTGTCCGACGAGTACGGCTACCGCGATATCGACGGTCGCAAGCCGCATTGGGGCAATTATGCCCAGGCTCAGGGGTTGCCGGTCAATTGA
- a CDS encoding ring-cleaving dioxygenase produces the protein MHFKGIHHVSAITANAQNNFEFYTKVLGLRLVKKTVNQDDVSVYHLFYGDGKGNPGTELTFFEIPVAGRNRDGNDCISAISLRVPNDAALAYWSKRLDEHGVEHGDITERAGRATLAFTDFEGQRLILVSDEHNEGVQGGIPWEKSVVPAEYGITGLGPVQLTVASAERTVSVLTALMGFRKKGQYPSSVPGQPDIQVFETGEGGTGAEVHIEERNDLPKERLGRGGVHHVAFRVENEEELRAWVTQLKAARIASSGYVDRFYFRSLYFREPNGILFEIATDGPGFDTDEDIEHLGESLALPPFLEAKREQIEAHLKPLDTVQ, from the coding sequence ATGCATTTTAAAGGAATTCACCACGTATCCGCCATTACCGCGAATGCTCAGAACAACTTTGAGTTTTATACGAAGGTGCTGGGATTGCGTTTAGTCAAGAAGACGGTGAATCAGGACGATGTCTCTGTATATCATCTGTTCTATGGTGATGGGAAAGGTAACCCCGGAACGGAGCTGACGTTCTTCGAAATTCCAGTGGCAGGCCGCAACCGGGACGGGAATGACTGCATCTCGGCCATCTCCTTGCGAGTGCCGAATGATGCCGCATTGGCTTATTGGAGCAAAAGGCTGGACGAGCATGGCGTGGAGCATGGAGACATTACCGAGCGGGCAGGAAGAGCGACGCTGGCTTTCACCGATTTTGAAGGCCAAAGATTGATCCTCGTTTCCGACGAGCACAATGAAGGCGTTCAGGGCGGCATACCTTGGGAAAAAAGCGTCGTCCCCGCAGAGTACGGGATTACGGGCCTGGGTCCGGTGCAATTAACGGTAGCGAGTGCCGAGCGAACGGTTTCTGTGCTGACCGCATTGATGGGCTTCCGGAAGAAAGGGCAATACCCGTCCAGCGTTCCTGGGCAGCCGGATATTCAAGTATTTGAGACCGGAGAAGGCGGGACAGGAGCTGAAGTGCATATTGAAGAGCGGAATGACCTGCCGAAGGAACGCCTTGGCCGCGGCGGCGTGCATCATGTGGCTTTCCGCGTAGAGAATGAGGAGGAGCTGCGCGCCTGGGTCACCCAGCTGAAAGCGGCGAGAATCGCTAGCTCCGGTTATGTGGACCGCTTCTACTTCCGGTCGCTGTATTTTAGAGAACCGAACGGCATATTGTTCGAGATCGCTACGGATGGCCCGGGCTTTGACACAGATGAGGATATCGAGCATTTAGGTGAATCCCTTGCTCTTCCGCCCTTTCTGGAGGCGAAGCGCGAGCAGATCGAGGCTCATCTGAAGCCGCTGGATACCGTACAATAA
- a CDS encoding MarR family winged helix-turn-helix transcriptional regulator: protein MDRQEERLGLLIWYRLSRIYNQSLRASNQHLKAWDLTAAQFDCLVQIGSHEGLTQQELADRLLVTKGNITQLLSKMEQLGWIERKQSWKTKSLFLTEQGRKLYNEAVPAQEHFQASHFDGLDLEEKKQLIALLRKVQHASLEQE, encoded by the coding sequence ATGGATCGTCAGGAGGAACGTCTGGGGCTGCTTATATGGTATCGGTTATCCCGAATATATAATCAGAGTCTGCGGGCGTCGAACCAGCATTTGAAGGCTTGGGATTTAACAGCGGCGCAGTTTGATTGCCTGGTGCAAATCGGTTCGCATGAAGGCCTTACCCAACAGGAGCTGGCAGATAGGCTGCTCGTTACCAAAGGGAATATAACGCAGCTGCTCTCGAAGATGGAACAGCTGGGGTGGATTGAAAGGAAGCAATCCTGGAAGACGAAATCTTTGTTTTTGACCGAACAAGGCCGCAAGCTGTATAACGAGGCTGTTCCGGCACAGGAGCATTTTCAGGCATCGCATTTCGATGGCCTTGACCTGGAAGAGAAGAAGCAGCTTATTGCTTTGCTGCGGAAGGTTCAGCACGCTTCGCTGGAACAAGAATAG